The following proteins are encoded in a genomic region of Triticum dicoccoides isolate Atlit2015 ecotype Zavitan chromosome 1B, WEW_v2.0, whole genome shotgun sequence:
- the LOC119350046 gene encoding BTB/POZ and MATH domain-containing protein 1-like, with translation MALSKEESTRIAVPPASTTTTAVDSASVHFKVNYEQVKHLAIDEVVSSEVVSVGQHLWRIDCYPRGPVLYSQEHKGNYVSIFLKHMSDSKSVRASFVAFIKDRDDQPSETRVRTYLHEFTIMDDWGWHRFVERTVLEEDYVIQGHVTFVCTIMVMRDATPVTVPPSDIRNHIGCLLDQAYGTDVSFTVDGETFPVNRAILAARSPVFKAELFGSMAEATMASITLLDITPSTFKYLLLFIYTDEFPITTEDNPSNSNEVLFDLLAAADRYALDRLKLMCAQKLWDNVSMDTVKDIQACADMYNCLQLKNKCVDFIAKEKKAKKSLVSKTIRRSPRLHQAKAQI, from the exons ATGGCTT TGAGTAAAGAAGAAAGCACAAGAATCGCTGTACCGCCGGCGTCGACGACCACCACTGCGGTGGATTCTGCTTCCGTCCACTTCAAGGTCAACTACGAGCAAGTCAAGCACCTTGCCATCGACGAGGTCGTCTCGTCCGAGGTCGTCTCCGTCGGCCAACACCTGTGGAGGATCGACTGTTACCCGCGGGGGCCCGTACTCTACTCCCAAGAGCACAAGGGAAACTATGTCTCCATCTTCCTTAAGCACATGAGCGATTCCAAAAGCGTACGCGCCAGCTTCGTCGCCTTCATAAAGGATAGAGATGACCAGCCATCAGAAACACGAGTCAGGACTTACCTTCACGAGTTCACAATCATGGACGACTGGGGGTGGCATCGGTTTGTGGAAAGAACGGTCCTCGAGGAAGACTATGTTATTCAAGGGCACGTCACGTTCGTATGCACCATCATGGTCATGCGTGATGCTACCCCTGTCACCGTGCCCCCATCCGACATCAGGAACCATATCGGCTGCTTACTGGATCAGGCATATGGGACGGACGTGTCGTTTACCGTCGACGGCGAGACATTCCCCGTGAACCGAGCTATTCTTGCAGCCCGCTCACCCGTCTTCAAGGCAGAGCTCTTTGGGTCCATGGCCGAAGCTACAATGGCATCCATCACACTGCTCGATATCACACCTTCAACATTCAAATATTTGCTTCTGTTCATATACACAGATGAGTTTCCTATTACtacagaggataacccctccaattcCAATGAGGTATTGTTTGACTTACTTGCCGCTGCCGATCGGTACGCACTAGACCGGCTAAAGCTTATGTGTGCTCAAAAGTTATGGGATAATGTGTCAATGGATACAGTTAAAGATATTCAGGCTTGCGCTGACATGTACAATTGCCTCCAGTTGAAGAACAAGTGCGTTGACTTCATTGCAAAAGAGAAAAAAGCGAAGAAGTCTCTTGTTTCAAAAACGATTCGAAGAAGCCCAAGACTTCATCAGGCTAAGGCACAGATTTGA